The stretch of DNA CTGCTGCTGGCCCACGACTCGGTGGACTACCTGGCGGCGGGCGCCGCGGAGAGCCCGGTGCAGCACTTCTGGTCGCTCGCCGTGGAGGAGCAGTTCTACCTGTTCTGGCCGCTGCTGTTCATCGGCTGGACCGCCCTGCCGGCGCGGCTGCGCCGGACCCGCATGCTGCTGCTCGGCGGCGGCGCGGTGATCGCCGCCTCCTTCGCCTGCTCGGTCTGGCTCACCCTGTCCGACCCCGCCCCGGCCTACTTCCTGCCGCAGACCCGGATGTGGGAGCTGGCCGCGGGCGGTGTGCTGGCGATGGTCCTGGCGCACCGCACCCTGCCCGACCGGGTCCGCGCCGGCCTGGGCTGGGCCGGCCTGCTGGCCATCGCGGCCGCCGCGTTCACCTACGACGACGCGGTGGCGTTCCCCGGCTGGGCCGCCGCGCTGCCGGTGCTGGGCACCGCCGCGGTGATCACCGCCGGCCGCACCGAGGGCCGCTGGTCGACCTACCGGCTGCTCAGCACCGCCCCGGCGCGCTTCATCGGCGACCTGTCGTACGCGATCTACCTGTGGCACTGGCCGCTCATCGTGTTCTGGCCCTTCCTGCCCGGCACCGATGCGCTCGGCCCGCTCGGCGGCGTGCTGATCGGCGCGGCCTCGGTGCTGCTCGCCTGGGTCACCAAGCTCCTGGTGGAGGACCCGGTGCGCACCGGCGGGGCGCTGCGCACCGGCCGCTCCGCACTGGCGTTCGCGCTCTCCGGCGCCCTGCTGGTGTCCGGGACCGGCTGGATCCAGTACCAGCAGGTGGAGCAGCGCCGCGACGTGGCCTTCGACCCAGAGGTGCACGTCGGCCCGGCCGCCATCGACGAGGAGCGGCCCGAGGGCGACGCGGAGCAGGCCGTCTACCCGGCCCCGATCGACGCCCTGGACGACCTGCCCAGCGTCTACGACGACGAGTGCCAGGCCATGCCGAACGAGCGCACCGCCGACCCGTGCGCGTACGGGCCGGAGGACGCCGAGGTGACGGTGGCCGTCGTCGGCGACTCGCACGCCGCCCACTGGGTGCCGGCGGTGCGCGCGGTGGCCGGGGAGCGGAACTGGCGGGTGTACACCTTCACCAAGTCCTCCTGCCCGTTCACCAGCGAGCCCGTCACCAAGGACGGCTCCGGAGACCTGCGCTACACCGAGTGCGAGGACTGGAACGCCGACGTCGTCGACCGGCTCACCGGCGACGTGCAGCCGGACCTGGTGTTCACCAGCGCGCGCAGCCGGGCGATCAGCGACGCCGCAGGCGACACCGAGGAGGGCAAGCGGCTGATCGCCGAGGGCATGGCCGAGCAGTGGGCCGAGGTGGAGGAGGCCGGCGCCCAGGTGGTGGCGATCGCCGACACCCCGTCGGCCCGCGCCCGGGTGCCCGAGTGCGTCGAGATGCACCCGACCGACCCGGACAGCTGCGCCAAGGAGCGCGACGACGCCCTCGGCGAGGAGGACCCGCAGCTGATCGCCGCGGACCTGCCGGACACCGGCGCCGAGGTCGTCGACCTCAACGACCGGCTGTGCACCGACGACACCTGCCCCGCGGTGGTCGGCAACGTCCTGGTCTACCGGGACGCCCACCACCTGACGGCCACCTACTCCGAAATGCTCGCCGCCGACCTGGAGGAGCGGGCCGAACCGGTGCTGGAAGCGCTGTGAGCCGTGCCCCGTGTGGCGGCCGGCCGCCACACGGGGCACGGGCGAACCGATGACGGCGGGGCAGCCGGCGATGTACGGTCGGTCGCCATGGTGATCGGTTGGGCGGCGCTGACCATCGACGCGCGCGACCCGCTCTCCCTCGCGCGGTGGTGGGCGCAGACCCTCGGCTGGGAGCCGGCGGACCCCGCCCCGGCCGGCGTCGAGGTGCGGCCGCCGGACGGACGCGGGCCGTCCCTCTTCTTCACCCGCGCGGACGGCGCGAAGCCGGCCAAGAACCGCCTGCACCTCGACCTGTACGCAGAGGACCAGGCGGCGGCCGTGAACGACCTCCTCGCCCGGGGCGCCACCCGGGCCGCCGTGGGGCAGCCGGACGACGCCGACTGGGTGGTGCTGCGCGACCCCGAGGAAAACGAGTTCTGCCTCCTCGAACCGCGCTGACCTGCCGCTCCCCGCTCCCGCTGGGCGCCGCCCGCGCCGCCGTGCCGGCCGAGGGCCGCGACCGGCGGAGCATGGGCGGGGCGCCGGCCCCTTCCTTCTGCCATGCCGGGCATCGGCCCGCCTATTGGTGCGGGGCCGCCCGCCCGGCTAGGGTCTCTCGATGCCCGTACGCAGAGGGCGGCCGGGCAGCGGGAGGCGGGATCCATGGGCGGCTTCTACCATGTGTGCTTCGCGGTGCCCGATATCGGGGCAGCCATGGACGAACTGGCCGCGGCGGTGGGGGTGGAGTGGTCGCCGCCGCGCGCCGACCGGATCGGGGAGTGGGACTTCCGCATCGCGTTCACCCGCGGCGACCCGCCGTTCATCGAGCTGATCGAGGGGCCCGAGGGCAGCCCGTGGGCGTGCGGCGGGGCCGGGCGCTTCGACCACCTCGGGTTCTGGACCTCCGACCTGGAGGCGGGCACCGCCCGGCTGTCCCGCGCCGGGGTCGCGGCCGACTTCGACGGCTGCCCGTTCGGGCGGCGCTTCGCCTACCACCGCGCCGAGGCGATCGGCGGGCGGATCGAGCT from Nocardiopsis composta encodes:
- a CDS encoding acyltransferase family protein → MPTQSQPAPAPPAARPAPPRRFFPEVQGLRALAVALVVVYHVDKELLPGGYVGVDVFFVISGFLITTLLLREAREQGRVSLSGFYIRRVRRILPAATVVLLATGAAAMALLPSAQLLDTAKQLAASALYVQNLLLAHDSVDYLAAGAAESPVQHFWSLAVEEQFYLFWPLLFIGWTALPARLRRTRMLLLGGGAVIAASFACSVWLTLSDPAPAYFLPQTRMWELAAGGVLAMVLAHRTLPDRVRAGLGWAGLLAIAAAAFTYDDAVAFPGWAAALPVLGTAAVITAGRTEGRWSTYRLLSTAPARFIGDLSYAIYLWHWPLIVFWPFLPGTDALGPLGGVLIGAASVLLAWVTKLLVEDPVRTGGALRTGRSALAFALSGALLVSGTGWIQYQQVEQRRDVAFDPEVHVGPAAIDEERPEGDAEQAVYPAPIDALDDLPSVYDDECQAMPNERTADPCAYGPEDAEVTVAVVGDSHAAHWVPAVRAVAGERNWRVYTFTKSSCPFTSEPVTKDGSGDLRYTECEDWNADVVDRLTGDVQPDLVFTSARSRAISDAAGDTEEGKRLIAEGMAEQWAEVEEAGAQVVAIADTPSARARVPECVEMHPTDPDSCAKERDDALGEEDPQLIAADLPDTGAEVVDLNDRLCTDDTCPAVVGNVLVYRDAHHLTATYSEMLAADLEERAEPVLEAL
- a CDS encoding VOC family protein, giving the protein MVIGWAALTIDARDPLSLARWWAQTLGWEPADPAPAGVEVRPPDGRGPSLFFTRADGAKPAKNRLHLDLYAEDQAAAVNDLLARGATRAAVGQPDDADWVVLRDPEENEFCLLEPR
- a CDS encoding VOC family protein translates to MGGFYHVCFAVPDIGAAMDELAAAVGVEWSPPRADRIGEWDFRIAFTRGDPPFIELIEGPEGSPWACGGAGRFDHLGFWTSDLEAGTARLSRAGVAADFDGCPFGRRFAYHRAEAIGGRIELVDAARLADFRAAWAPGAGAMPVIDPPRGPGARWG